The proteins below come from a single Isoptericola dokdonensis DS-3 genomic window:
- a CDS encoding LacI family DNA-binding transcriptional regulator → MRPTMSDVARAAGVSAMTVSNVLTGRRPVSPATRARVEAAAAELGYELNLTARHLRAGRTDTVALVVPRLDHPYYGELAARLTGLLAPQGRHLAVEQTDAGPHGELAALTQARWQLYDGVLLSVVGLTPADLDSVRTSAPLVLLGEQRMPARHDHVRMDNVRGARIATAHLLAAGSRRVAVVGGADPDPDAGMMPARTAGWVAAHAAAGIEPDPALVVPAPRADLADGRDAVRRLVAADVPFDGVLAVTDTLATGVLAGLAEAGLRVPDDVQVVGFDDLAASGFTVPALTTVDPGHDAMAHAALRLLDRQAGPAGPGGAGDPGRTGEHVVAPVRLVVRGSTRPVA, encoded by the coding sequence GTGAGACCGACCATGAGCGACGTGGCGCGCGCCGCCGGCGTGTCCGCGATGACCGTCTCCAACGTCCTCACCGGCCGCCGCCCGGTCAGCCCCGCCACCCGCGCCCGGGTCGAGGCCGCCGCCGCCGAGCTCGGCTACGAGCTCAACCTCACCGCCCGGCACCTCCGGGCGGGCCGCACCGACACCGTCGCACTCGTCGTCCCCCGCCTCGACCACCCGTACTACGGCGAGCTCGCCGCCCGCCTCACCGGCCTCCTCGCCCCGCAGGGCCGCCACCTCGCCGTCGAGCAGACCGACGCCGGCCCGCACGGAGAGCTCGCCGCGCTCACGCAGGCGCGCTGGCAGCTCTACGACGGCGTCCTGCTGTCCGTCGTCGGCCTCACCCCCGCCGACCTCGACTCCGTACGGACCTCCGCGCCGCTCGTGCTCCTCGGCGAGCAGCGGATGCCCGCCCGCCACGACCACGTCCGCATGGACAACGTGCGTGGCGCCCGGATCGCCACCGCCCACCTGCTCGCCGCCGGCTCCCGCCGCGTCGCCGTCGTCGGCGGCGCCGACCCCGATCCCGACGCCGGCATGATGCCCGCGCGCACGGCCGGGTGGGTCGCCGCGCACGCCGCGGCGGGGATCGAGCCCGACCCGGCGCTCGTCGTGCCGGCACCCCGCGCCGACCTCGCGGACGGCCGGGACGCCGTGCGCCGGCTCGTCGCCGCCGACGTCCCCTTCGACGGAGTCCTCGCCGTCACCGACACACTCGCCACCGGCGTCCTCGCCGGTCTCGCCGAGGCCGGGCTGCGCGTGCCCGACGACGTCCAGGTCGTCGGGTTCGACGACCTCGCGGCGAGCGGGTTCACCGTCCCCGCCCTCACCACCGTCGACCCCGGCCACGACGCGATGGCGCACGCGGCGCTGCGGCTCCTCGACCGGCAGGCCGGGCCGGCCGGCCCGGGCGGCGCCGGTGACCCCGGCCGCACCGGCGAGCACGTCGTCGCGCCCGTGCGGCTGGTCGTGCGCGGCAGCACGCGACCGGTCGCCTGA
- a CDS encoding STAS domain-containing protein, with protein sequence MDTDRTSELEPDPDAGSGISCQHQEDATYITLWGEVDAALREAASDAMSAVVSRPAQTPLAVDARDVTFLDSSGVAFILQLYMLGQETGAPVHLLEPSEAVTEVLEMIGMGGRIPIKHEEQHAGA encoded by the coding sequence ATGGACACCGACCGCACCTCCGAACTCGAGCCCGACCCGGACGCCGGGTCGGGGATCTCCTGCCAGCACCAGGAGGACGCGACCTACATCACGCTGTGGGGCGAGGTGGACGCCGCGCTGCGCGAGGCCGCCAGCGACGCGATGTCCGCGGTCGTCTCCCGGCCTGCGCAGACACCGCTGGCGGTGGACGCCCGCGACGTGACGTTCCTGGACTCGTCCGGCGTCGCCTTCATCCTCCAGCTCTACATGCTGGGTCAGGAGACGGGCGCCCCGGTGCACCTCCTGGAGCCGTCGGAGGCGGTGACCGAGGTGCTGGAGATGATCGGCATGGGCGGCCGCATCCCGATCAAGCACGAGGAGCAGCACGCCGGCGCGTGA
- a CDS encoding DUF2087 domain-containing protein, whose protein sequence is MTEGAPVGDPRRFLTDGRLERSPRRWRDKVAVTRYLATVALPRLLDPVPERELTDRLARVARDPVGLRRAMVDLGVVSRTRDGAEYWRTERTEHDDDPDVLELAARVLEEDG, encoded by the coding sequence GTGACCGAGGGCGCCCCCGTCGGCGACCCTCGACGGTTCCTCACCGACGGCCGCCTGGAGCGCTCGCCGCGCCGGTGGCGTGACAAGGTCGCCGTGACCCGCTACCTCGCGACGGTCGCGCTGCCCCGGCTGCTCGACCCCGTGCCGGAGCGGGAGCTCACCGACCGGCTGGCGCGGGTCGCCCGCGACCCGGTCGGTCTCCGCCGCGCGATGGTGGACCTCGGGGTCGTGTCCCGCACCCGTGACGGCGCGGAGTACTGGCGGACCGAACGCACCGAGCACGACGACGACCCCGACGTCCTGGAGCTGGCCGCCCGGGTGCTGGAGGAGGACGGATGA
- a CDS encoding aminoacyl-tRNA deacylase — MTDDSPAERRAREALEAAAVAHVITRNGPVRSLAEAAAARGLEPDQILKSLVVRRGDDDYLFVLVPGGRTISWPRLRALLGVNRLSMPDAAVARDVTGYERGTITPFGSTRPWPVVADATVPGRGTVSVGAGGHGVAASLDADDLLRVLRAQVADVTDPEPSQD, encoded by the coding sequence ATGACCGACGATTCCCCTGCGGAGCGGCGCGCCCGCGAGGCGCTGGAGGCCGCCGCCGTCGCGCACGTCATCACCCGGAACGGGCCGGTCCGTTCGCTCGCTGAGGCGGCTGCCGCGCGCGGGCTGGAGCCCGACCAGATCCTCAAGTCGTTGGTCGTGCGGCGTGGTGACGACGACTACCTGTTCGTCCTCGTCCCGGGTGGGCGCACGATCTCCTGGCCGCGGTTGCGTGCCCTCCTGGGGGTGAACCGGCTGTCGATGCCGGACGCCGCCGTGGCCCGTGACGTCACCGGCTACGAGCGGGGGACGATCACCCCGTTCGGTTCGACGCGACCGTGGCCCGTGGTGGCCGACGCGACCGTCCCGGGACGGGGTACGGTGTCGGTCGGGGCCGGTGGTCACGGCGTCGCGGCGTCGCTGGACGCCGACGATCTCCTGCGCGTCCTCCGCGCTCAGGTGGCGGACGTGACCGACCCGGAACCCTCACAGGACTGA
- a CDS encoding carboxyltransferase domain-containing protein → MRLRPAGDDAVLVECASAAEAVALHRSLTDRPVAGVGPTVPGASTLLVVHDPARVDRTALEGLLAARLGAHGPAADTGPPRTLDLPVVYDGTDLADVADLLGTSVEEVVRRHTEAVWTVAFMGFAPGFGYLTGTDAGLVVPRRDVPRTRVPAGSVALAGAYSGVYPREGPGGWQLLGRTGAVLWDLDRDPPVAWAPGDRVRFRAVRDVVRTVPARDGTDGVAPARTPAPDGAPGRAAVEVVDPGTHSLLQDLGRPGLADLGVGASGAADPRSLRAALRAVGTRPDDAAVETHGGLRLRARGTLVVAVTGAAVPVTVRSPDGRDRPVPWAHAVRLADGDDLVVGAVERGLSVYVAVRGGLAATPVLGSRSTDLLGGIGPAPLAVGAVLPVGPPPGGAVAADDGGAPDPGALPAPGDVVRLPVTLGPRDDWFTAAALRRLLTQEWEVTALADRVGTRLRGAVPLDRRPEAVGRELPSEGVGTGGVQVPPGGQPLLFGPDHPQTGGYPVVAVVAASHRWLLGQLPEGARLHFDAPPDDPA, encoded by the coding sequence GTGCGGCTCCGGCCCGCGGGCGACGACGCCGTCCTCGTCGAGTGCGCGTCGGCCGCCGAGGCGGTGGCCCTGCACCGCTCCCTCACGGACCGGCCCGTGGCGGGGGTGGGCCCGACCGTGCCCGGGGCGAGCACGCTGCTCGTCGTCCACGACCCCGCACGGGTCGACCGGACGGCCCTCGAGGGGCTGCTGGCCGCCCGTCTCGGCGCGCACGGCCCCGCCGCCGACACCGGGCCGCCGCGCACGCTCGACCTGCCGGTCGTCTACGACGGCACCGACCTCGCCGACGTCGCCGACCTGCTCGGGACGTCCGTCGAGGAGGTGGTGCGGCGGCACACCGAGGCCGTGTGGACCGTCGCGTTCATGGGGTTCGCGCCCGGTTTCGGCTACCTCACCGGGACGGACGCCGGGCTCGTCGTGCCGCGGCGGGACGTACCCCGGACCCGGGTGCCCGCCGGGTCGGTGGCGCTGGCGGGCGCGTACTCCGGCGTCTACCCGCGCGAGGGGCCGGGCGGGTGGCAGCTCCTGGGCCGCACCGGCGCCGTCCTGTGGGACCTCGACCGCGACCCGCCGGTCGCCTGGGCACCCGGCGACCGGGTGCGGTTCCGGGCCGTGCGGGACGTCGTCCGTACCGTCCCGGCCCGCGACGGTACGGACGGCGTCGCGCCCGCCCGCACGCCCGCACCGGACGGCGCACCCGGCCGCGCCGCCGTCGAGGTCGTCGACCCCGGCACGCACTCGCTGCTCCAGGACCTCGGCCGCCCCGGGCTGGCGGACCTCGGGGTCGGCGCGTCCGGCGCCGCCGACCCGCGCAGCCTCCGGGCAGCGCTGCGCGCCGTCGGCACCCGGCCCGACGACGCCGCCGTGGAGACCCACGGCGGGCTGCGGCTGCGGGCCCGCGGGACGCTGGTCGTGGCGGTGACGGGCGCCGCCGTGCCCGTCACGGTGCGCTCGCCGGACGGTCGTGACCGCCCGGTGCCCTGGGCGCACGCGGTCCGGCTCGCCGACGGCGACGACCTCGTCGTCGGCGCGGTCGAGCGCGGCCTGTCCGTCTACGTGGCGGTGCGCGGAGGTCTCGCGGCGACGCCCGTCCTCGGCTCCCGCTCCACCGACCTGCTCGGCGGGATCGGCCCCGCACCGCTGGCGGTCGGGGCCGTGCTGCCCGTCGGGCCACCGCCGGGCGGTGCCGTCGCGGCGGACGACGGCGGTGCGCCCGACCCCGGTGCCCTGCCCGCGCCCGGTGACGTCGTCCGGCTCCCCGTGACGCTCGGACCGCGCGACGACTGGTTCACCGCCGCCGCCCTGCGGCGCCTGCTCACCCAGGAGTGGGAGGTGACGGCGCTGGCGGACCGCGTCGGCACCCGGCTGCGCGGCGCGGTGCCGCTCGACCGGCGGCCTGAGGCCGTGGGCCGCGAGCTCCCCAGCGAGGGCGTCGGCACGGGCGGGGTGCAGGTCCCGCCGGGCGGGCAGCCCCTGCTGTTCGGCCCCGACCACCCGCAGACCGGCGGCTACCCGGTGGTCGCGGTCGTCGCGGCGTCCCACCGGTGGCTGCTCGGGCAGCTCCCCGAGGGGGCGCGGCTGCACTTCGACGCACCCCCGGACGACCCGGCGTGA
- a CDS encoding amidohydrolase translates to MSALSTAELTAIYTDLHAHPELAFAEHRTAGIVAERLRGLGYDVHGGVGGTGVVGVLANGAGPRVLLRAEMDGLPVTERTGLPYASTDTAVTPDGHATGTMHACGHDVHVTCLLGAAAELADRRAEWSGTVVALFQPAEEVGGGARAMVDDGLFDRVGTPDVVLGQHVMPLPVGVVNLTPGTAMAATDSERITLHGKGGHGSSPEATVDPVLMAAATIQRLQGIVSREVGAGEKAVVTVGSVRAGTQANIIPDRAELLVNVRTFDAGVRERVLAAIHRIVAAEAAASGAPQQPDHESIATFRLMVNDPAASERTGAVLARTLERHRGTIEAAGGTPALIAMPPLPGSEDVGDLATAAGVPLVYWNLGGFDTALFAGFDLAAATGMGNLPDGVAPNHSPFFAPVPEPTLDLGVALLVAAAQEWLDAV, encoded by the coding sequence GTGAGCGCACTGAGCACCGCCGAGCTGACGGCGATCTACACGGACCTGCACGCCCACCCCGAGCTGGCGTTCGCCGAGCACCGCACCGCGGGGATCGTCGCGGAACGGCTGCGCGGCCTCGGCTACGACGTCCACGGCGGCGTGGGCGGCACCGGCGTCGTCGGTGTGCTGGCCAACGGCGCCGGCCCGCGCGTCCTGCTGCGGGCCGAAATGGACGGCCTGCCCGTCACCGAGCGGACGGGCCTGCCCTACGCGTCGACGGACACGGCGGTCACGCCCGACGGTCACGCCACGGGAACGATGCACGCGTGCGGCCACGACGTGCACGTCACCTGCCTGCTGGGCGCCGCGGCCGAGCTCGCGGACCGCCGGGCCGAGTGGTCCGGCACCGTCGTGGCGCTGTTCCAGCCCGCCGAGGAGGTGGGCGGCGGCGCCCGGGCGATGGTCGACGACGGTCTCTTCGACCGCGTCGGGACGCCCGACGTCGTGCTCGGCCAGCACGTCATGCCGCTGCCCGTCGGCGTCGTCAACCTGACGCCCGGCACCGCGATGGCCGCGACCGACTCCGAGCGCATCACCCTGCACGGCAAGGGCGGGCACGGGTCCAGCCCCGAGGCGACCGTCGACCCCGTCCTCATGGCGGCCGCGACGATCCAGCGGCTCCAGGGCATCGTGTCCCGCGAGGTCGGGGCGGGGGAGAAGGCCGTCGTCACCGTCGGGTCGGTGCGCGCCGGGACGCAGGCGAACATCATCCCGGACCGCGCCGAGCTGCTCGTCAACGTGCGTACGTTCGACGCGGGCGTGCGGGAGCGGGTGCTGGCCGCGATCCACCGGATCGTCGCCGCCGAGGCGGCGGCTTCGGGCGCCCCGCAGCAGCCGGACCACGAGAGCATCGCGACGTTCCGCCTCATGGTCAACGACCCGGCGGCCTCCGAGCGCACCGGGGCCGTCCTCGCCCGCACGCTGGAGCGGCACCGCGGCACCATCGAGGCGGCCGGCGGCACCCCCGCGCTGATCGCGATGCCGCCGCTGCCCGGCTCCGAGGACGTCGGCGACCTCGCGACCGCCGCGGGCGTCCCGCTCGTCTACTGGAACCTCGGCGGGTTCGACACCGCGCTCTTCGCGGGCTTCGACCTGGCCGCGGCCACCGGCATGGGGAACCTGCCCGACGGCGTCGCACCGAACCACTCGCCGTTCTTCGCGCCCGTGCCCGAGCCCACCCTCGACCTGGGTGTCGCGCTGCTGGTCGCCGCCGCGCAGGAGTGGCTCGACGCCGTCTGA
- a CDS encoding alpha-N-arabinofuranosidase: MDTTTAVIDLDLPGPRISRHVYGHFAEHLGRCIYGGFYVGEDADVPHVRGIRLDVVEALRELAIPNLRWPGGCFADDYHWRDGIGPRDERPRMVNSHWGDVVEDNAFGTHEFMDLCELLGAEAYVAGNVGSGTVAEMSEWIEYLTRADDSPMAALRRANGRDEPWKVPFFGVGNEAWGCGGNLRVEQFASLARQYSTYVRDHAGNEVYRIAAGASDGDLHWTEVLMQSFGPLDGPADAAAPAAPFQGISLHYYTFTGTWQDKGSATGFTEDEWYLALQKASFMEHLLTRHGQVMDRYDPARRVGLVVDEWGTWWNVEPGTNPGFLYQQNTLRDALVASVHLDAFHRHADRVVMANIAQTVNVLQAMLLTDPDTGALVRTPSFHVFAMNRPHHDADSLAVHLRDVPEREVDGDALPLVSASASVKGDAACVSLTNLDADAARTVVLDLRGRDVVGHAATVLTAAATSSHNTPDDPAAVAPAPLDSVRAHERGLEVTLPAHSYVTVTLTLG; encoded by the coding sequence ATGGACACGACAACGGCCGTCATCGACCTGGACCTGCCCGGACCCCGCATCTCCCGCCACGTCTACGGGCACTTCGCCGAGCACCTCGGCCGCTGCATCTACGGGGGCTTCTACGTCGGCGAGGACGCCGACGTCCCGCACGTGCGCGGCATCCGGCTCGACGTCGTCGAGGCGCTGCGCGAGCTCGCGATCCCCAACCTGCGCTGGCCCGGCGGCTGCTTCGCCGACGACTACCACTGGCGCGACGGCATCGGCCCCCGCGACGAGCGCCCCCGCATGGTCAACTCGCACTGGGGCGACGTCGTCGAGGACAACGCGTTCGGCACCCACGAGTTCATGGACCTGTGCGAGCTGCTCGGCGCCGAGGCGTACGTCGCCGGGAACGTCGGCTCCGGCACCGTCGCCGAGATGAGCGAGTGGATCGAGTACCTCACCCGCGCCGACGACTCCCCGATGGCCGCGCTGCGCCGCGCGAACGGCCGCGACGAGCCCTGGAAGGTGCCGTTCTTCGGCGTCGGGAACGAGGCGTGGGGCTGCGGCGGGAACCTGCGCGTCGAGCAGTTCGCCTCCCTGGCCCGCCAGTACTCGACGTACGTGCGCGACCACGCGGGCAACGAGGTCTACCGCATCGCCGCCGGGGCGTCCGACGGCGACCTGCACTGGACCGAGGTCCTCATGCAGTCGTTCGGCCCGCTCGACGGCCCGGCCGACGCCGCCGCCCCGGCCGCGCCCTTCCAGGGCATCTCCCTGCACTACTACACGTTCACCGGCACCTGGCAGGACAAGGGCTCCGCGACGGGGTTCACCGAGGACGAGTGGTACCTCGCGCTGCAGAAGGCGTCCTTCATGGAGCACCTGCTCACGCGGCACGGCCAGGTCATGGACCGCTACGACCCGGCGCGGCGGGTCGGGCTCGTCGTCGACGAGTGGGGCACCTGGTGGAACGTCGAGCCCGGCACCAACCCCGGGTTCCTGTACCAGCAGAACACCCTGCGCGACGCCCTCGTGGCCTCCGTCCACCTCGACGCGTTCCACCGGCACGCGGACCGCGTCGTCATGGCCAACATCGCCCAGACGGTCAACGTGCTCCAGGCGATGCTGCTCACCGACCCGGACACCGGGGCGCTGGTGCGCACCCCGAGCTTCCACGTGTTCGCGATGAACCGCCCGCACCACGACGCCGACTCCCTCGCCGTGCACCTGCGCGACGTCCCCGAGCGGGAGGTCGACGGCGACGCGCTGCCGCTGGTGTCGGCGTCCGCGTCGGTCAAGGGCGACGCCGCGTGCGTCTCGCTGACCAACCTCGACGCCGACGCCGCCCGGACCGTCGTGCTCGACCTGCGCGGCCGGGACGTCGTCGGGCACGCCGCGACCGTGCTGACGGCCGCGGCGACGTCGTCGCACAACACGCCCGACGACCCGGCCGCCGTCGCGCCGGCCCCGCTGGACTCGGTGCGGGCGCACGAGCGCGGCCTGGAGGTCACGCTGCCCGCGCACTCGTACGTGACGGTGACGCTGACGCTCGGCTGA
- a CDS encoding LamB/YcsF family protein, giving the protein MDRRPAHTPARLDLNSDLGEGFGAWRLGDDVRMLDVVTSANVACGFHAGDPATMRHTVRAAVARGAALGAHVAYRDLVGFGRRRMDVPSEELRADVVYQLGALQAVAAAEGGRVTYVKPHGALYNTAAVDPRVAEDVAAAVAAVDPTLVLLGLPGSVALDAAAAAGLPVAAEAFADRAYTPEGRLVARSEPGAVLHDPEQVARRVLRLATDGVVEATDGSLVTVRADSVCVHGDTPGAVEMAVRVRAVLTAAGVDLRPFVDA; this is encoded by the coding sequence ATGGACCGGCGACCTGCGCACACGCCCGCCCGCCTCGACCTGAACAGCGACCTGGGCGAGGGCTTCGGCGCGTGGCGGCTCGGCGACGACGTCCGGATGCTGGACGTCGTGACGAGCGCGAACGTGGCCTGCGGCTTCCACGCCGGCGACCCGGCGACGATGCGACACACCGTGCGGGCGGCCGTCGCGCGGGGGGCGGCGCTCGGCGCGCACGTCGCCTACCGGGACCTCGTCGGGTTCGGCCGCCGCCGGATGGACGTGCCGAGCGAGGAGCTCCGCGCCGACGTCGTCTACCAGCTCGGGGCGCTCCAGGCGGTGGCGGCGGCCGAGGGCGGCCGCGTCACCTACGTCAAACCGCACGGCGCCTTGTACAACACGGCGGCCGTCGACCCGCGCGTCGCCGAGGACGTCGCCGCCGCGGTCGCCGCCGTCGACCCGACGCTGGTGCTGCTCGGGCTGCCGGGGAGCGTCGCGCTGGACGCCGCCGCGGCCGCGGGGCTGCCCGTCGCCGCCGAGGCGTTCGCCGACCGCGCGTACACGCCCGAGGGCCGCCTGGTGGCGCGCTCGGAACCGGGTGCCGTGCTGCACGACCCCGAGCAGGTGGCCCGGCGGGTGCTGCGCCTGGCCACCGACGGGGTCGTCGAGGCGACCGACGGGTCGCTCGTGACCGTCCGCGCGGACTCCGTGTGCGTGCACGGCGACACCCCCGGAGCCGTCGAGATGGCGGTGCGCGTGCGCGCCGTGCTCACGGCGGCGGGCGTCGACCTGCGTCCCTTCGTGGACGCCTGA
- a CDS encoding M15 family metallopeptidase, producing the protein MIVEDSDAPDEHGATPSGPGVARAQDHGALRRTLVAGALTVALACGFMGVSAAALPWNTFGAHPDFTEPLPSDEVPDVPVVGTSSSTGPRTVAQVLDAVGRAEVVAAEAGRSAAPDVQQAAAELGLLLVTYVAQQEAQVEPRVGAPAVRTDVLDLGETPAPELPLVEAGGVAPDPTDPLVPSPLRPPAEVAPDADGAGDSVDGALDGSPDSGAGTAPGTQDVPALDAPTLESPEPSVPGPDGEGAAFSAASTVSNVVQPDLGSTEPRTTDDATEDPETMHDPGAGSDAVTGTTPGAHPDDESDGHEHPDEAVTFDDVVIAATNLTTLLDPATATYVLDVRPAITELPDGTLVNDEGLPVDANGLPIGLGTPGLTDALQTVVDRYAGTTAGYANGRIPASVLCEIPWAPWHMLRCDAAAQLESLNTAYRAEFGTDIPITDSYRSYDAQVAVRAAKPTLAAVPGTSNHGWGLALDLSTPISGGTSAEYAWLRVHGPDYGWDNPTWARPDGRKPEPWHFEFFAAGPIPDRASTDYGTDWASGTGSTGATSQPADTEADGDKDKAEGSGQGKDKGKDKDTKQGDKGADKGTGSGGATKGDDPKGDKDTTPTPKPKPTPTPGPTPKPTATPKPSPTPKPTSSPKPSPSPEPSPTETAEPTPEPTPTETAKPTPEPTPTETAEPAPEPEPEPTEDASEPTPEASPSEAAPEPEQDGGGSGDEEPAGTAAAAPSTTNGRSRAGRPTPDRGGDGEQE; encoded by the coding sequence GTGATTGTCGAGGACAGCGACGCTCCGGACGAGCACGGCGCCACGCCGTCCGGCCCGGGTGTCGCGCGTGCGCAGGACCACGGCGCACTCCGACGCACTCTCGTCGCCGGCGCCCTGACCGTCGCCCTGGCCTGCGGTTTCATGGGTGTCTCGGCCGCCGCGCTGCCGTGGAACACGTTCGGCGCGCACCCCGACTTCACCGAGCCGCTCCCGTCCGACGAGGTCCCCGACGTACCGGTGGTGGGCACCTCGTCGTCGACCGGCCCGAGGACGGTCGCGCAGGTGCTCGACGCCGTCGGTCGTGCCGAGGTCGTCGCCGCGGAGGCCGGCCGCTCGGCCGCCCCGGACGTCCAGCAGGCCGCCGCCGAGCTGGGGCTGCTCCTGGTCACCTACGTGGCCCAGCAGGAGGCCCAGGTCGAGCCGCGCGTGGGCGCGCCCGCCGTCCGCACGGACGTGCTGGACCTCGGGGAGACGCCGGCCCCCGAGCTGCCGCTCGTCGAGGCGGGCGGCGTCGCACCCGACCCGACCGACCCGCTCGTGCCGTCCCCGCTGCGGCCTCCGGCCGAGGTCGCGCCCGACGCGGACGGCGCGGGCGATTCCGTGGACGGTGCTCTCGACGGCTCCCCCGACAGCGGGGCCGGCACCGCGCCCGGGACGCAGGACGTCCCCGCGCTCGACGCGCCGACCCTCGAGTCGCCGGAGCCGAGCGTGCCGGGCCCCGACGGCGAGGGCGCCGCGTTCAGCGCCGCCTCGACCGTCTCGAACGTCGTCCAGCCGGACCTCGGCTCCACGGAACCGCGTACCACGGACGACGCGACGGAGGACCCGGAGACCATGCACGACCCGGGCGCCGGGTCCGACGCGGTCACCGGCACGACGCCGGGGGCGCACCCCGACGACGAGTCGGACGGCCACGAGCACCCCGACGAGGCCGTGACGTTCGACGACGTCGTCATCGCCGCGACCAACCTGACGACCCTGCTCGACCCGGCCACCGCCACCTACGTGCTGGACGTGCGCCCCGCGATCACCGAGCTGCCGGACGGCACGCTGGTCAACGACGAGGGGCTGCCGGTCGACGCGAACGGTCTCCCGATCGGGCTGGGGACGCCGGGCCTCACGGACGCGCTGCAGACGGTCGTGGACCGGTACGCGGGCACGACGGCCGGCTACGCGAACGGCCGGATCCCGGCGTCCGTGCTCTGCGAGATCCCCTGGGCGCCGTGGCACATGCTGCGCTGCGACGCCGCCGCCCAGCTCGAGTCCCTCAACACCGCCTACCGGGCCGAGTTCGGCACCGACATCCCCATCACCGACTCGTACCGCTCGTACGACGCGCAGGTCGCGGTGCGTGCCGCCAAGCCGACGCTCGCCGCGGTGCCGGGCACGTCGAACCACGGCTGGGGGCTCGCCCTCGACCTGTCGACGCCGATCTCCGGCGGTACGTCCGCGGAGTACGCGTGGCTACGGGTGCACGGCCCGGACTACGGCTGGGACAACCCGACGTGGGCACGTCCCGACGGACGCAAGCCGGAGCCGTGGCACTTCGAGTTCTTCGCGGCGGGCCCGATCCCGGACCGTGCGTCGACCGACTACGGCACGGACTGGGCGTCGGGCACCGGGTCGACCGGCGCGACGTCGCAGCCCGCCGACACGGAGGCCGACGGCGACAAGGACAAGGCCGAGGGCTCCGGTCAGGGCAAGGACAAGGGCAAGGACAAGGACACGAAGCAGGGCGACAAGGGCGCGGACAAGGGCACGGGCTCGGGCGGCGCCACGAAGGGCGACGACCCGAAGGGCGACAAGGACACGACGCCGACGCCGAAGCCGAAGCCCACCCCGACCCCCGGGCCGACCCCGAAGCCCACGGCCACGCCGAAGCCCAGCCCGACGCCGAAGCCGACCTCCTCGCCGAAGCCCAGCCCGTCGCCGGAGCCCAGCCCGACGGAGACGGCTGAGCCGACGCCGGAGCCGACGCCGACCGAGACGGCCAAGCCGACCCCGGAGCCGACGCCGACCGAGACCGCCGAGCCGGCGCCCGAACCCGAGCCCGAGCCGACCGAGGACGCATCCGAGCCCACCCCGGAGGCGTCGCCGAGCGAGGCCGCACCCGAGCCCGAGCAGGACGGCGGCGGGTCCGGCGACGAGGAGCCGGCCGGCACGGCCGCTGCCGCGCCGTCCACCACCAACGGTCGCTCCCGCGCCGGCCGGCCGACGCCCGACCGCGGAGGGGACGGCGAGCAGGAGTGA